A single window of Pseudomonadota bacterium DNA harbors:
- a CDS encoding acetyl-CoA carboxylase carboxyltransferase subunit alpha: MSPIEHPLDFERPLVELEYQLERLKDELASGNQSRRAEYAALETKVSKIRKEIYSKLTPYQRVQLSRHFDRPFTLDYIKFIFSDFIELHGDRLFRDDPAIVGGTARLGEVPIMIIGHQRGRTTAERLKRNFGMANPEGYRKALRLFRMAEKFGLPLFTFIDTQGAFPGLEAEERGQAEAIARNLAELSELTVPIISVVIGEGGSGGALALGVSDRILMLENACYSVITPEGCASILWHSAGKAEVSTEQASLAAEALNVTAQDLKRLNLIDEIVPEPSGGAHSNHKEAAEILRAALVRNLDPLSKLTVKDLVAQRYEKFRRIGPFVG, translated from the coding sequence ATGAGTCCGATTGAACATCCGCTCGATTTTGAACGACCATTGGTAGAGCTTGAGTATCAACTTGAGCGTTTAAAGGATGAGTTAGCCAGCGGTAACCAGTCGCGGCGAGCCGAGTACGCAGCGCTTGAGACTAAGGTCTCAAAGATAAGAAAGGAGATCTACAGCAAGTTGACCCCATATCAGCGGGTACAGCTCTCTAGACACTTCGATCGACCATTTACCCTCGATTATATCAAATTCATATTTTCTGATTTTATCGAACTGCACGGTGACAGACTCTTTAGGGACGACCCAGCTATAGTAGGCGGGACCGCCCGTCTGGGAGAGGTTCCGATCATGATTATCGGACACCAACGGGGACGCACTACCGCAGAGCGGCTGAAACGAAACTTCGGCATGGCTAATCCTGAGGGGTATCGTAAGGCTCTCAGGCTCTTCCGGATGGCTGAGAAGTTCGGTTTACCCCTGTTCACCTTTATCGATACGCAGGGTGCTTTCCCAGGCCTTGAGGCCGAAGAGCGTGGCCAGGCTGAAGCGATCGCCCGTAATTTAGCCGAACTCTCTGAGCTTACAGTTCCAATTATAAGCGTCGTAATCGGAGAGGGGGGCAGCGGCGGAGCGCTGGCACTCGGAGTTTCCGACCGTATCCTGATGCTTGAGAATGCGTGCTATTCCGTTATTACCCCTGAGGGTTGTGCATCGATCCTCTGGCACTCGGCTGGTAAGGCAGAGGTCTCTACTGAGCAGGCATCCCTGGCAGCAGAGGCCCTGAACGTTACAGCACAGGACCTTAAACGGCTTAACCTGATAGATGAGATAGTTCCTGAGCCAAGCGGTGGAGCGCATAGCAACCACAAGGAGGCGGCTGAAATACTACGGGCCGCCCTGGTTAGAAACCTCGATCCACTCTCGAAATTAACGGTTAAGGACCTTGTAGCCCAACGTTACGAGAAGTTCCGCCGGATTGGCCCCTTTGTTGGGTAG